From the genome of Polyangiaceae bacterium, one region includes:
- a CDS encoding cob(I)yrinic acid a,c-diamide adenosyltransferase, which yields MAEESKRESTGETASSRTFNKPRITINQVYTKKGDSGDTALVGGQRVPKDDPRIDTYGTIDELNAFVGAARQSLLEGAAAASEESATRLEALANTLRRVQHELFNLGSILATLPADVHPKQPRVTSVDIERLEQEMDECQEQLPLLRSFVLPGGSRANTDLHVCRTVCRRAERLCVTLARQTEVDPAAVTYLNRLSDAFFVWSRYVALHLGTGELLWEPDASATGQKK from the coding sequence ATGGCGGAAGAGTCGAAGCGGGAAAGCACCGGCGAAACAGCGAGCAGCCGCACGTTCAACAAGCCGCGCATCACGATCAACCAGGTCTACACGAAGAAAGGTGATAGCGGCGACACGGCGCTCGTGGGCGGGCAGCGTGTCCCGAAGGACGATCCGCGCATCGATACATACGGCACCATCGACGAGCTCAACGCGTTCGTCGGTGCCGCTCGGCAAAGCCTTCTCGAGGGCGCAGCAGCCGCATCCGAAGAAAGCGCCACGCGCCTCGAAGCCCTGGCAAACACGCTGCGCCGCGTGCAACACGAACTGTTCAACCTGGGCTCGATCCTCGCCACGCTCCCCGCCGACGTGCATCCGAAACAGCCGCGCGTGACGTCGGTCGACATCGAACGGCTCGAGCAAGAGATGGACGAGTGCCAGGAGCAGTTGCCCCTGTTGCGATCGTTCGTGCTGCCGGGTGGATCGCGCGCCAATACGGACTTGCACGTGTGCCGCACGGTTTGTCGGCGTGCCGAACGTCTATGCGTCACGCTTGCGCGGCAAACCGAAGTGGATCCCGCCGCCGTGACGTACTTGAACCGCCTGAGCGACGCGTTCTTCGTGTGGAGCCGCTACGTCGCGCTGCACTTGGGAACGGGAGAATTGCTCTGGGAGCCGGATGCATCGGCCACGGGGCAGAAGAAGTAG
- a CDS encoding MarR family transcriptional regulator, whose product MSASTSEKKKKKTGDKDKTERLGEVLEFMRLLWAVDHALQSTSKRMEVSLGVTGPQRLVIRIVGRFPQISAGELADVLHIHPSTLTGVLKRLEARGIIDRKVDSTDARRALFSLTAKGKEVDSLRNGTVEATVRKALSKLPARKVVAARDVLSELAGTLLEDQE is encoded by the coding sequence ATGAGCGCATCTACGAGCGAGAAGAAGAAAAAGAAGACTGGCGACAAGGACAAGACCGAGCGCCTCGGTGAAGTACTCGAATTCATGCGGCTGCTATGGGCCGTCGATCATGCGCTCCAATCCACGTCGAAGCGCATGGAGGTCTCACTTGGTGTAACGGGACCTCAGCGACTCGTCATTCGGATTGTCGGACGTTTCCCGCAGATCTCCGCCGGTGAGCTTGCGGATGTGCTCCACATTCATCCGAGCACGTTGACGGGTGTGTTGAAGCGTCTCGAGGCACGCGGGATCATCGACCGCAAGGTGGATTCGACGGACGCTCGACGCGCGCTCTTCTCGCTCACTGCCAAGGGCAAAGAGGTCGACTCGCTGCGCAATGGCACGGTCGAGGCCACGGTGCGCAAGGCGTTGTCCAAGCTTCCGGCACGCAAGGTCGTTGCGGCACGTGACGTGCTCAGCGAGCTCGCCGGTACACTCCTCGAAGATCAAGAATAA
- a CDS encoding cation:proton antiporter: MVLYLAIILTAAKLGGDVAVRLHQPAVLGELVAGVVLGNLGAIGIGVLEPIKTDASIDMLSRLGVLLLLFEVGLESTVGQMLKVGITSFIVAILGVVAPFGLGWIFGKLLLPDASVYVHAFIGATLSATSVGITARVLQDLNESQSPEARIILGAAVIDDVLGLVILAVVTGIIAAADQGGTMNFIDIGFIFGKSAAFLVGSLVIGVWLSPRLFTVASRLQVRGVLLAVGLAVCFVFSWLASIIGLAPIVGAFAAGLVLEDLHFRDFTTRGETTLEHLIQPIAAFLVPVFFVLMGMHTDLRSFAEPGVPLLAVALTIAAIIGKQVCSLGVGKGVDRLSVGIGMVPRGEVGLIFASIGQSLKIGGRPVIDGSVFSAIVAMVIVTTMITPPALKWSFGRRRKPPAEVAESSAPPKNESAKDKSH; this comes from the coding sequence GTGGTCCTGTATCTAGCCATCATCCTCACGGCTGCAAAACTCGGCGGCGATGTCGCTGTGCGTCTGCACCAACCGGCCGTGCTCGGTGAGCTCGTCGCCGGCGTCGTTCTAGGCAACCTCGGTGCAATCGGTATCGGTGTGCTCGAGCCCATCAAGACCGATGCGAGCATCGACATGCTGTCGCGTTTGGGCGTGCTCCTGTTGCTCTTCGAGGTGGGACTCGAATCCACCGTGGGGCAGATGCTCAAGGTCGGCATCACGAGCTTCATCGTCGCGATACTCGGCGTCGTTGCTCCCTTCGGCCTCGGGTGGATCTTCGGCAAGTTGCTGCTGCCCGACGCGAGCGTCTACGTGCACGCGTTCATTGGAGCCACGCTCTCGGCAACCAGCGTCGGCATCACGGCGCGCGTGCTGCAGGATCTGAACGAATCGCAAAGCCCCGAAGCGCGCATCATCTTGGGCGCAGCCGTCATCGACGACGTGCTCGGCCTCGTGATCCTCGCCGTCGTCACGGGAATCATCGCCGCCGCGGATCAGGGCGGAACGATGAACTTCATCGACATCGGCTTCATCTTCGGCAAGTCGGCCGCGTTCTTGGTCGGCTCTCTCGTCATCGGCGTGTGGCTGAGCCCGCGCCTCTTCACCGTCGCTTCGCGCCTGCAAGTCCGCGGCGTTCTCTTGGCCGTCGGCCTCGCCGTCTGCTTCGTCTTTTCGTGGCTCGCGAGCATCATCGGCCTCGCGCCGATCGTCGGCGCTTTTGCCGCAGGCCTCGTCCTCGAAGACCTTCACTTCCGAGACTTCACGACGCGTGGCGAGACGACCCTCGAGCACTTGATCCAACCGATTGCCGCGTTCCTCGTTCCCGTGTTCTTCGTGCTCATGGGCATGCACACGGACCTGCGCTCGTTCGCAGAGCCCGGTGTTCCACTGCTCGCCGTGGCACTCACCATCGCAGCCATCATCGGCAAACAGGTGTGCAGCCTAGGCGTAGGCAAGGGAGTCGATCGCCTCAGCGTTGGGATCGGCATGGTGCCGCGCGGCGAAGTCGGCCTCATTTTCGCGAGCATCGGGCAGTCGCTGAAAATCGGCGGTCGCCCCGTCATCGATGGTTCCGTGTTTTCAGCCATCGTGGCGATGGTGATCGTCACGACGATGATCACGCCACCAGCTCTCAAGTGGTCGTTCGGACGCCGGCGCAAGCCGCCTGCAGAGGTTGCAGAAAGCAGCGCTCCGCCAAAGAACGAGTCGGCGAAGGACAAGTCACATTGA